From Spirosoma aerolatum, one genomic window encodes:
- the atpC gene encoding ATP synthase F1 subunit epsilon translates to MTLDIITPDRKVFSGEASAVTFPGSEGQFQVLNNHAAMVSTLDRGLIVVQTTSGQETFTVDGGVVEVLQNKVLVLAESITA, encoded by the coding sequence ATGACATTAGATATCATCACTCCCGACCGTAAGGTCTTTTCTGGTGAAGCGAGTGCCGTTACGTTTCCCGGCAGCGAAGGCCAGTTTCAGGTGCTCAACAACCATGCAGCGATGGTGAGTACGCTGGACCGGGGGCTAATCGTGGTACAGACCACATCCGGGCAGGAAACATTTACTGTCGATGGCGGTGTCGTTGAAGTACTTCAGAATAAAGTGCTTGTACTGGCCGAATCCATTACAGCATAA